DNA from Aggregatimonas sangjinii:
GTCATGAAAAGATAAATTGGGTAAGGTATCCGTTTTTGAAATCGCATCCAAAGTATGCGATTGCCAAAAAACAAATGAAAGCCGGAGGTTGCGTGGTCGCTTTTGAAGTAAAAGGTGGTCTTGCGGCCGGACAGCAATTCTTCGATGCTATAAAATTACTTTCACTCTCTGCGAATTTGGGGGATTCGAGAAGTATCGTAACCCATCCCGCATCTACGACCCATAGTAAATTATCGGCTGAGGAAAGGGCGGAAACCGGCATTACGGATGGCATGGTCAGGGTCTCGGTGGGCTTGGAGCATATTGATGATATAATTCGAGATATTCACCAAGCGCTAGGGTAATCATGCGATAGGCATGGCCATTTCAATTCGTCTAAATGTCGGTAAGGCCTTGTAATATGAACTCGGATAAAGAACTAAAACATCAGGGAATTTTACTTTTGATGTTCGAAGCATTAGCTTTCATTCGCTTACGAAATATGAGGATATGGAGCATGGTTAGGTCTTTGCTCTCTTTTTAAGTAGGGTTTCCATAAAATGCTTTCTGTATTCCGAGGGCGTTGTACCGTACTCGTCCCTGAAAATCTTGGAAAGATAGCTCTTACTGTTGAGACCTACCAAATCTACGATTTCAGAAATGCTGTATTCCGTATTCAAAATCAGATCTTTAATAAGATCAAGGCGTACCTGTTGAATGTATTGATTTACCGTTACACCATATAGATTCTGAAATCCTTCTTGGAGCTTGTTGTTGTTCAACCCAACTTCACCTGCGATATCACTGATCGTCTCCAATTCAGAAATTTGTTTCTTGATCAATTTTGCGGCGGACTCGATTTGCTTTATTTCCGATTGTCTCAGGATACTTCGATTTGAGGCATCTTCCAAATCATCTTGATACTGCAAGATCTGTGCAGTAAGCATTTGATAGGCCTTGCCCTCTAAAAATAGCTTTTTCAAGAAATCCCTTTCTTCGAAAGTCTGCATTTCCCGAAACAGGTCCGCCAATTTTAGGCTATAGAACCCTTCGTGATAAAAAGATTTTCTAGCCTCAATGTCATTAAAGAGATCTTGAAGGGTTTGGTCCATGGTGACCAGTTCGCACTGTACCTTCTTTTGAAATTCTTTACGGGTTATTTCCAAACTGTTGACAACGGTGTGCACTTTAGGTTGAAACCGCAGCACGTGGCCGTTGAAAAAGTCACTGGCCACAATAGCCTCTTGGTAATGATTTATCTCATGTATATCTTCATAATTCTCGAATCTATGTAATAACGAACCCTTTAAGCAATACAAGAACTTTAAGGGATGTATTTCATTAATCGTGAACTGAAACTCAATAGCCTCCTTAAAAATACAGTCATATTGAACGATGCCCATACCCCCGTCAAAGCTAACACCTCGAATATTTCCTTCTCCTATATGCGAAGGAAGATCAAGATAGTATGTTCCACAGCTTTCTATGTATTTGGTTTCAAAAGCTTTGGCGATGTCGTCCATTACTTCTGCGATGGGCAGGGAATTTACTTCTATTGCAATCATAACATCCGACTTTTGTTCAAGGTACTACAATGTTTGTTATAAATAGGATTCAAGCGGATAATTCTCGCGCCGAGCATCAAGCTGAAAAAAGACTTTTGGGTTACTAAAAAAATCAATCGTGTCAATGTGCCTGTTCTTAAATAGATAGATTGTTGACCACATAATATTTGTGAAATCGTAGAACAACTAAAATTAGAAATTATGAATGATGATGTAAAAAAAATCGAAGAAAAATTACAGGAAGTAATCGACAAAACCGAAGATGCGATCAAGGGTTTTAACAAGGCAGCTGAAAATGCCAGTGATGTAAGCACTAAAACGTACTTTTCTAGGAGAGCTAAAAACCGACAGCGTTTCTTAACGCAGCTTAAAAATGCATCTCCTGATCTCCGTTTGGGAAATGAGGATATTGACGGAACTACAGCTGGGGCAGTGCACCGTACTTGGATGGACGTAAAAGCGTTCTTTTCTGCCGATAACGACGAATCTATGCTCGAAGAGGCGGTACGAGGCGACAAATCGGCGATTGAGGAATACAATGAAGTTCTGGCCGAAACCCATGTTCCTGCAAGAGTTAAGGAGATACTCAGGGAGCAGCGCGATGCAATTCAAAATGACCTCGAGACATCCGAAATCTTAGAGGATTTTAGATAGGCTTTAAGCTTGTGAAAAGTAAATATCCTTGGCTGTAAAGGAGAGATTTTACAAATCAATTTTTATAAAATAGGTAAAAAAAGACAATAGAATATAAACCCAAAAATCAAATAATATGAACGAAGATCAATTTAAAGGCAAATGGAATATTGCCAAAGGAAAATTAAAACAGAAATATGGCGAACTTACCGATGACGATTTGACCTATACGGAAGGAAAATCTGATGAACTGCTCGGCAAACTGCAAGAAAAGACAGGCGAGAGCAAGGAGAAATTGAAAGAGATGATCGATAATATGTAATCGACACTTTAGTTTATGAAAAACCCGCCTTTATAGGCGGGTTTTTTAATAAGTTTATTTTCGATTTTAGGCATCGACTACCTGCTCATCGTGTTTTCCTTCTCGGGTTTCTTCAATAATCTTACGAATAAAGGCCGGCAGATCATCAGGATTTCTACTGGTAACCAAACCTTGGTCTACTACTACTTCTTCGTCTACCCAATTGGCCCCGGCATTTTTAATATCGTCTTTTATACTTTTGTAGGAAGTAACCTTTCTATTTTCGATGACCTTGGCACTCACGAGCAGCCACGGGGCATGACAAATCGCGGCCACGGGTTTACCAGTTTCAAAGAACGCACGTATAAAACTAAGGGCGTTTGTATTCACACGTAACAGATCTGGGTTGATGACACCACCGGGTAGCACCAAACTATTGTAATCAGCGGCGTTGGCCTCTGAAAGCACTTTGTCTACGGTAATGGTTTCTCCCCAATTATCTGTATCCCAGCTCTTGATTTCTCCATCCTTGGGAGAAACAACATGTACTGTGGCACCTTCGTTTTTGAGCGCTTTCAAGGGCTCGAATAATTCTGATTTCTCAAAGCCATCCGTTGCCAGGATAGCGATTTTCTTGTTTTCTAATTTCATAATGTTTCTTTTTAATTACGATTCATATTCATAAAAGTTCTAAGAACTTACAACGCTTATGATGGTTTATCGAGTTGGCAGGCTCATAAAACCTATCTCGCCTTCCGCGCAGTTTTATTTTTACGATAAAGCCCCCATCCATATTTGGCAGCCTTATAGCCTCCATACAACAAGGCAATTTTTGTATTTTTTAGGAATGCCCTGTAAAGCAAAAGTTTTTTTAATGCCATAGAAGGATATAATCAATAGTTGCTCATTTTTTCTTTACGCTTTCGCAGCTGCCGTTCCAAATCACTGACCGCCTCCGATATAGCACTCTGATAGTTGTCATGGCTTGCCTCGGCGAAAAGCCTAGGTCCTGGAAGGCTTAATCGTATGTTACAGATTTTGCCTGTTTCATCCGAGCTGGTGTTCTCTTGTTTAAAAAAGACATCGGCCCGAATGACCATATTATATTTTTCACCAAGGGAGTCCAGCTTTTCCTTTGCAAAGGCTTCAAGACGGTCGCTTGCCGTAACATCGTGGTATTCATATATGATTTCCATAGGTTCTATTTATTACAGTTTACCATCCAATTGATTCCGTAGCGATCGGTACACCTTCCGAAATGTCCCCATTCCCGCTCTCTGAAATTATGATGTACCTGTCCTCCACTTGATAGATTCGAGAAAAGATGCTCGGCTTCTTCCTTGTTATTGAGGTCTACGCTCATATGTACTTGGTTACCGGTATTGATAGGCGTATCCGGTGCTGCATCATAGGCCATAAAGTGAACGCCCTTGCCCTTCAGTTCGGCATGCTGCAGTTTTTGCCTAAAGGAAGAGGGGACATCTATTTTCTTGTCCTCATAGGTTTGTCGGTTCTTGACTTCCGCATTGAATAAATCCGCATAAAAATTGAGTGCCTCTTGGCAGTTGCCGTTAAAGGCAAGGTAAGATTGAACTTTCATAGTATATGTTTTCTACGAAAATAGCTTTTGAGCAGCCTAGTGCTTAATTCAAAAAATCGAAGTTTTGACACTATAACTAAATGTATATGGAAGCCTCCTGAACGAGAAGATTTTCAGTACGGCGCCACCTTGTGGTTTTTGATAGCGTTCGTACAAAACAAGTTCTTGTAGCATACCTTTTGAACTCGATTAGAAACAGGAAAAGAAACGGTGAGGGAAGTACGACCAATTGAAAATCAGTAAAGCTGGTACTGAAAGAAAGCAGAGGTCATTGAAACATAGTCCAGGTTTGAATCACAATACGATAAAATCGTCCAGTTGACATTCACAGCATCGGTATCAAACATGCAATGATTTCAAACATTTGAATAAGGAAACCTAAGGGGGATATTAATTTGCTCCTAAATGCGGAAATGAGAAATAAACTACATTTGTTTTACCATGTATATGTAAGAACGTATTGTTGGTCATCAATACGCAGGGAATGAATCCGAAGGTCGATGCATACTTAAATAAAGAAGGGCAGTGGCAGGCAGAATTACGGCTGTTGCGAAAGATTTTATCGGACTGCCAACTGACCGAAACACTTAAGTGGGGGAAACCTTGCTATTCTTATAATGGAAGGAATGTTCTGATACTATATACGCAAAAGGACTTTTGTGGGCCGGGATTTTTTAAAGGGGCTTTGCTAAAGGATCCAGAAGGCATTCTGGTCAAACCGGGAGCTAACTCCCAGGCGAGCCGCTATATTAAATTTACGGATACCGCCCAGATTATAAAGATGGAGGCGGTCTTAAAAGCGTATATGTACGAAGCCATTGAAGTGGAGAAAGCTGGATTGAAAGTAAATTTCGACGCCAAGGACAAACTGGACCTCAGCACAGAACTGCAGCATAAATTTGATGAAAACCCTAGCTTGAAAAAGGCATTCAATGCATTGACCTCAGGCCGACAGAGAGGGTATCACCTTTACTTTTCCGCAGCGAAACGGACCGAGACCAGAACTTCCAGAATTGAAAAATATATTCCGAGAATTCTGAAGGGGTACGGATTTCATGATTGCGTTTGCGGCCATTCGAAAAGAATGCCTAGTTGCGATGGGTCACACAAGCATTATTCCTAGATAGACATATTGGAAGAGATACGAAGTGGATTTCCACAGTTCCAAAAAGTAGAGAAGATTTAATAGTGTAATCCTTGTTTCTTCATCGCACGACGGTAGTTCATTGCAACCGCATCGAATTTTAAATGCAACTCTTCGGTAAAGTCGAAAGGTACTTGTTCAGGGCGTTGCGATTCAACAATACGTTTGTCCTGGTCGAAAATCACCTGTTCAAACTCTTGCAAAATGGTATCTGGCTCATCGCGGTCATAATTGCGACCGATAATGCAAAAGCCTCGACATTGCTTATGTGAAATAGGTTGGGAGGTAAAAAAATAGACCATACCTTTCCGGCCACCCCATCCCAGCCTGAGCACAATAGTGTAGGGTAGATGTAACTCGTAAACGCTTTGGCGCTCTGGTTGCACCACGTCGTCATTGGCAAAAATCGGAAAGTCGTCACTATTGGTCGCCTCGGGCCGTACAACGGAATAGTGTAAAACGGAATCTTTGACCGTTACCTTGCATTCCGGAACTTCTGGTCGCTCGGGATCTCCCAGTAACCCAGGATGCACCCAAGGGAAGTGTCCGAAATCGGTAAAATTCTCGACCTGTCTAGAGCTATCGCTTTTCCAATCGAAAGGGCCGGTTTTTACCAATTTCCACTCTTGGTTTTCAAATTCTGGAATGTCGGGAAGCTCATATACAGGGGTCTTAAAAGCGACCCATACCAAACCGAATTTTTCCTGGCAGTGATAGGTCGGTGTTTTGGCCTTGTTTGGTATTTCGGTATCCGGGGCTTGGGGAATCTTTACACAATCCCCTTTCTTATCAAATTGCCAGGCATGATAGGGGCATACGATGCAATCATCTTTTATCCAACCTAAGGAAAGGGCCGTGCCCCGATGGATACAGACATCGCGCATCGCATGTACATCTCCATCCGCGGTTCGCCAAACGACCAAAGGCTCATCCAATAGAAAAGTCCCGAAGGGCTTATCGGATGGTATTTCGTGCCCGTAACCGACCGGATGCCAACAGGCGAATAATTTTTCGGGGAAAATGGCATGACTGAAGTCCATTGTTATATAATTAACAGGTTTGATTGTTCTCATAAAGATAGCGGATCGCGATTGGAATGAATTGAAAACAAAGAGGGGATTACATTCACTAGCAATCATTTCCTTCGTCTGTGATGGTGCTTATTAAGGGATTTGACTTTGTATGGTGGATTTAGTGACCTGGACTTCAGAGTTGTTTCCTTTTGAAGGCAATCTATAGTGAACTCGCGATAGTTGGTTTTCTGGCAGATGAATTTCCGCGTGTATCGCACAGGGTAGGTCAGATTCAATAGTCTGTTCAACCACGGGATAGGAGCCGTCCCAAGCGTTCTCCAAAGTTATTAGAACGAATTCACCGGAATGTAGCGTGTCGCTTTGATGAGGAGAAAACGGCACGCAATCTTCCGAAAGCATAATTGCGTTAATGCAAACTTCTGAAATAGGATGAATACGCCAGGAAAGACCGATTGCCTCCGCCGACTTCGAAAAAATTCTAGCCAACTCTTCATCCGACCCATTGGAGATAATGGCTAGCACGGTAACAATGATCGTTATGGTATAAATTGGTTTTTTCATTGTCTATTCCGGGACGGTCTTATCCATTACTTTTAGCGATTTTTTGAAAAAAGACTGCTCGTTTGATTGAATTGATGAATAACTCCAGAAATAGTATGCGTCCATCCTATTTTTCACTTTCAAAATTAATGGCACTTAATGATAGTTTTACTACACTTCAGAGTAGTTTTTAAAAGGCATAGACATCTTTTTTGATGTTTCCACTACCCTTGAGAGTAGTTTTAAAAAGGTATATTTGATTTTGGAAGAAATCTCATGTTAAATGAAAGATATAAATGCCTTTTTCTCTTCAAAAAATACGGTCAAGCAGGTTACCGAGGCAGACACCAAAAAATTGGCCAACTATTTAGAGGCCATTAAGGCTTTTGCAAGAACTACCAATAAAAGTGTCTATGTCATTGATTATGAGAAAAAAGGGTTTGAATATGTATCGGACAATCCCTTGTTTTTGAGTGGGTATTCGACCCAAGAAGTTGAAGAAATGGGATATGAGTTCTTTTTCAAGCAAGTACCTGAAAAAGATTTGGATTTACTTTTAAAAATAAACACGGTCGGTTTTGACTTCTACGACAAATTACCGATTCAGGATCGAAAAGAATATACGATTTCCTACGATTTTCATTTAAAGACCGAAAAGGGTAAAGCCATCCTGATTCACCAAAAATTGACCCCGATTTTTTTGAACGAAACAGGAAAAATATGGAAAGCGATTTGCATAGTCTCCCTATCATCACAACAAAAATCAGG
Protein-coding regions in this window:
- a CDS encoding response regulator transcription factor, with the translated sequence MKDINAFFSSKNTVKQVTEADTKKLANYLEAIKAFARTTNKSVYVIDYEKKGFEYVSDNPLFLSGYSTQEVEEMGYEFFFKQVPEKDLDLLLKINTVGFDFYDKLPIQDRKEYTISYDFHLKTEKGKAILIHQKLTPIFLNETGKIWKAICIVSLSSQQKSGNVTIYKNDGSEVFQYDLQGDFWKSLQKVELSDREKEILQHSIQGYSINEIAEQLFISPDTVKFHRKKLFEKLDVANISEAISHATANKLI
- a CDS encoding CsbD family protein, translating into MNEDQFKGKWNIAKGKLKQKYGELTDDDLTYTEGKSDELLGKLQEKTGESKEKLKEMIDNM
- a CDS encoding ferritin-like domain-containing protein — encoded protein: MNDDVKKIEEKLQEVIDKTEDAIKGFNKAAENASDVSTKTYFSRRAKNRQRFLTQLKNASPDLRLGNEDIDGTTAGAVHRTWMDVKAFFSADNDESMLEEAVRGDKSAIEEYNEVLAETHVPARVKEILREQRDAIQNDLETSEILEDFR
- the hpf gene encoding ribosome hibernation-promoting factor, HPF/YfiA family, encoding MEIIYEYHDVTASDRLEAFAKEKLDSLGEKYNMVIRADVFFKQENTSSDETGKICNIRLSLPGPRLFAEASHDNYQSAISEAVSDLERQLRKRKEKMSNY
- a CDS encoding helix-turn-helix domain-containing protein, producing the protein MIAIEVNSLPIAEVMDDIAKAFETKYIESCGTYYLDLPSHIGEGNIRGVSFDGGMGIVQYDCIFKEAIEFQFTINEIHPLKFLYCLKGSLLHRFENYEDIHEINHYQEAIVASDFFNGHVLRFQPKVHTVVNSLEITRKEFQKKVQCELVTMDQTLQDLFNDIEARKSFYHEGFYSLKLADLFREMQTFEERDFLKKLFLEGKAYQMLTAQILQYQDDLEDASNRSILRQSEIKQIESAAKLIKKQISELETISDIAGEVGLNNNKLQEGFQNLYGVTVNQYIQQVRLDLIKDLILNTEYSISEIVDLVGLNSKSYLSKIFRDEYGTTPSEYRKHFMETLLKKRAKT
- a CDS encoding DUF1801 domain-containing protein, whose product is MNPKVDAYLNKEGQWQAELRLLRKILSDCQLTETLKWGKPCYSYNGRNVLILYTQKDFCGPGFFKGALLKDPEGILVKPGANSQASRYIKFTDTAQIIKMEAVLKAYMYEAIEVEKAGLKVNFDAKDKLDLSTELQHKFDENPSLKKAFNALTSGRQRGYHLYFSAAKRTETRTSRIEKYIPRILKGYGFHDCVCGHSKRMPSCDGSHKHYS
- a CDS encoding type 1 glutamine amidotransferase domain-containing protein; this encodes MKLENKKIAILATDGFEKSELFEPLKALKNEGATVHVVSPKDGEIKSWDTDNWGETITVDKVLSEANAADYNSLVLPGGVINPDLLRVNTNALSFIRAFFETGKPVAAICHAPWLLVSAKVIENRKVTSYKSIKDDIKNAGANWVDEEVVVDQGLVTSRNPDDLPAFIRKIIEETREGKHDEQVVDA
- a CDS encoding aromatic ring-hydroxylating oxygenase subunit alpha, whose amino-acid sequence is MRTIKPVNYITMDFSHAIFPEKLFACWHPVGYGHEIPSDKPFGTFLLDEPLVVWRTADGDVHAMRDVCIHRGTALSLGWIKDDCIVCPYHAWQFDKKGDCVKIPQAPDTEIPNKAKTPTYHCQEKFGLVWVAFKTPVYELPDIPEFENQEWKLVKTGPFDWKSDSSRQVENFTDFGHFPWVHPGLLGDPERPEVPECKVTVKDSVLHYSVVRPEATNSDDFPIFANDDVVQPERQSVYELHLPYTIVLRLGWGGRKGMVYFFTSQPISHKQCRGFCIIGRNYDRDEPDTILQEFEQVIFDQDKRIVESQRPEQVPFDFTEELHLKFDAVAMNYRRAMKKQGLHY
- a CDS encoding VOC family protein — encoded protein: MKVQSYLAFNGNCQEALNFYADLFNAEVKNRQTYEDKKIDVPSSFRQKLQHAELKGKGVHFMAYDAAPDTPINTGNQVHMSVDLNNKEEAEHLFSNLSSGGQVHHNFREREWGHFGRCTDRYGINWMVNCNK